A genomic region of Echeneis naucrates chromosome 24, fEcheNa1.1, whole genome shotgun sequence contains the following coding sequences:
- the spata45 gene encoding spermatogenesis-associated protein 45 — translation MFGAEQRALLELNLRRETWCRVEDDPRRSWERAERRHYRGHLRTSPALLNALTGQQRPGATRIERPAPAKLPERRHFEESHQSHLV, via the exons ATGTTCGGAGCCGAGCAGCGGGCTCTGCTGGAACTCAACCTGCGGAGGGAGACGTGGTGCCGGGTGGAAGACGACCCCCGACGGTCCTGGGAGCGGGCCGAGAGGCGGCACTACCGCGGACACCTGCGGACCAGCCCGGCCCTCCTCAACGCCCTGACCGGCCAGCAGCGCCCCGGGGCGACCCGCATCGAGCGGCCGGCCCCTGCTAAGCTCCCGGAGAGACGGCACTTCGAGGAGAGCC ATCAGTCCCACCTGGTGTGA
- the tatdn3 gene encoding putative deoxyribonuclease tatdn3 isoform X2, with the protein MESVFVDCHCHISAREFEEDLEDVIQRTREARVKTLIAVTEEVREFNRVLQLQQSYPDLVAPCLGVHPLQSCGGPEQRSVKLQDLDEALPLFYKHREHLVAIGEIGLDFTPWCTPTQQDRDNQVTVFLKQLDVAKQLDLPVNIHSRSAAKVTIETMREQGIRGALLHNFAGKPSVALEGVKAGYYFSFPPAVCRNQQREKLIKQLPLEHICLETDSPALGLDKQVRNEPRNISASCRYIAEVKGFSHI; encoded by the exons atggagAGTGTCTTTGTCGACTGTCACTGTCACATATCAGCCCGCGAGTTTGAAGAG GACCTGGAGGATGTGATCCAGAGGACCAGGGAG GCCCGGGTAAAGACTCTGATTGCAGTTACAGAAGAAGTCAGGGAGTTTAACAGagttctgcagctgcagcaaag CTATCCGGATCTGGTGGCTCCATGTTTGGGGGTCCATCCCCTGCAGAGCTGTGGGGGGCCTGAGCAGCGCAGTGTGAAGCTTCAG GACCTGGATGAAGCCCTGCCGCTCTTCTACAAACACAGGGAACACCTTGTGGCTATTGGAGAG ATCGGTTTAGACTTCACGCCGTGGTGCACGCCGACTCAGCAGGACAGAGACAACCAAGTGACTGTGTTCCTGAAACAGCTCGACGTTGCCAAACAACTGGACCTTCCTGT GAACATCCACTCACGATCAGCTGCCAAAGTGACCATAGAGACCATGAGAGAGCAGG GTATCCGCGGCGCTCTGCTTCATAACTTTGCGGGGAAGCCATCGGTCGCTCTGGAAGGTGTGAAGGCCGGTTACTACTTCTCCTTTCCACCAGCGGTCTGCAGGAATCAGCAG agagagaaacttaTCAAGCAGCTGCCGCTGGAACACATCTGTCTGGAGACGGACTCTCCTGCTCTGGGGCTCGACAAGCAG GTGAGGAACGAGCCCAGAAACATCTCTGCCTCCTGCCGCTACATCgctgaggtcaaag GTTTTTCACACATCTGA
- the tatdn3 gene encoding putative deoxyribonuclease tatdn3 isoform X1, translating into MESVFVDCHCHISAREFEEDLEDVIQRTREARVKTLIAVTEEVREFNRVLQLQQSYPDLVAPCLGVHPLQSCGGPEQRSVKLQDLDEALPLFYKHREHLVAIGEIGLDFTPWCTPTQQDRDNQVTVFLKQLDVAKQLDLPVNIHSRSAAKVTIETMREQGIRGALLHNFAGKPSVALEGVKAGYYFSFPPAVCRNQQREKLIKQLPLEHICLETDSPALGLDKQVRNEPRNISASCRYIAEVKGLSPQTVQLVTTQNAHRLFPRLTHTDTH; encoded by the exons atggagAGTGTCTTTGTCGACTGTCACTGTCACATATCAGCCCGCGAGTTTGAAGAG GACCTGGAGGATGTGATCCAGAGGACCAGGGAG GCCCGGGTAAAGACTCTGATTGCAGTTACAGAAGAAGTCAGGGAGTTTAACAGagttctgcagctgcagcaaag CTATCCGGATCTGGTGGCTCCATGTTTGGGGGTCCATCCCCTGCAGAGCTGTGGGGGGCCTGAGCAGCGCAGTGTGAAGCTTCAG GACCTGGATGAAGCCCTGCCGCTCTTCTACAAACACAGGGAACACCTTGTGGCTATTGGAGAG ATCGGTTTAGACTTCACGCCGTGGTGCACGCCGACTCAGCAGGACAGAGACAACCAAGTGACTGTGTTCCTGAAACAGCTCGACGTTGCCAAACAACTGGACCTTCCTGT GAACATCCACTCACGATCAGCTGCCAAAGTGACCATAGAGACCATGAGAGAGCAGG GTATCCGCGGCGCTCTGCTTCATAACTTTGCGGGGAAGCCATCGGTCGCTCTGGAAGGTGTGAAGGCCGGTTACTACTTCTCCTTTCCACCAGCGGTCTGCAGGAATCAGCAG agagagaaacttaTCAAGCAGCTGCCGCTGGAACACATCTGTCTGGAGACGGACTCTCCTGCTCTGGGGCTCGACAAGCAG GTGAGGAACGAGCCCAGAAACATCTCTGCCTCCTGCCGCTACATCgctgaggtcaaaggtctgTCTCCACAAACTGTTCAGCTTGTCACGACACAGAACGCACACAGATTGTTCCCCAGACTgacgcacactgacacacactga
- the nsl1 gene encoding kinetochore-associated protein NSL1 homolog isoform X2 codes for MSAVEAENCPGDGTNNEHRVQLTSKKQVMEQMGGYKDLLRTALRGQADIPADTQRALLQELLANFEAAVQDNVLVNGLPWEEAPDAEEDWGADLDSLLDDTIVETSRRRRKFPRQILPHVVHSLKTERKLMGLYEKAVKPKQVVQDPDQESIMTTLSAAAPVMVKQAIQVIKSINTLQKQAEGLCEVLNMKPSSASLEVHKEVFGHNGHADAPRAAVGAAARNRQPIKRAVEDAAATDCYVPLAKKPEHPERPAHGGGSE; via the exons ATGTCCGCCGTGGAGGCTGAAAACTGTCCCGGAGATGGAACAAATAACGAACACAGAGTTCAGCTGACATCGAAGAAACAGGTGATGGAGCAGATGGGTGGATATAAGGACCTTCTGAGGACAGCTCTCCGGGGACAGGCGGACATTCCCGCGGACACACAGAGGGCTCTCCTGCAGGAGCTCCTGGCG AACTTTGAGGCTGCGGTTCAGGACAACGTGCTGGTGAACGGACTGCCGTGGGAGGAGGCGCCGGACGCCGAAG AAGACTGGGGAGCTGATCTGGACAGCCTCCTGGACGACACCATCGTTGAGACCAGCAGGCGGCGCCGGAAGTTCCCCAGACAGATCCTTCCACATGTGGTTCATTCTCTCAAAACTGAACGGAAACTTATG ggACTCTATGAAAAGGCTGTCAAACCCAAACAGGTTGTTCAAGACCCTGATCAAG AGAGCATCATGACAACTTTGTCGGCTGCAGCTCCAGTGATGGTGAAACAGGCCATCCAGGTGATAAAG TCCATCAACACTCTGCAGAAACAAGCTGAAGGCCTCTGTGAGGTTCTCAACATGAAGCCAAGTTCCGCCTCCCTGGAGGTCCACAAGGAAGTCTTTGGACACAACGGCCATGCAGACGCTCCACGGGCTGCTGTGGGCGCAGCTGCTAGGAACAGGCAGCCAATCAAGAGAGCTGTGGAGGACGCAGCAGCCACAGACTGTTACGTGCCTCTCGCCAAGAAACCAGAACATCCAGAACGTCCTGCACATGGAGGAGGCTCAGAGTGA
- the nsl1 gene encoding kinetochore-associated protein NSL1 homolog isoform X1: MSAVEAENCPGDGTNNEHRVQLTSKKQVMEQMGGYKDLLRTALRGQADIPADTQRALLQELLANFEAAVQDNVLVNGLPWEEAPDAEAEDWGADLDSLLDDTIVETSRRRRKFPRQILPHVVHSLKTERKLMGLYEKAVKPKQVVQDPDQESIMTTLSAAAPVMVKQAIQVIKSINTLQKQAEGLCEVLNMKPSSASLEVHKEVFGHNGHADAPRAAVGAAARNRQPIKRAVEDAAATDCYVPLAKKPEHPERPAHGGGSE, encoded by the exons ATGTCCGCCGTGGAGGCTGAAAACTGTCCCGGAGATGGAACAAATAACGAACACAGAGTTCAGCTGACATCGAAGAAACAGGTGATGGAGCAGATGGGTGGATATAAGGACCTTCTGAGGACAGCTCTCCGGGGACAGGCGGACATTCCCGCGGACACACAGAGGGCTCTCCTGCAGGAGCTCCTGGCG AACTTTGAGGCTGCGGTTCAGGACAACGTGCTGGTGAACGGACTGCCGTGGGAGGAGGCGCCGGACGCCGAAG CAGAAGACTGGGGAGCTGATCTGGACAGCCTCCTGGACGACACCATCGTTGAGACCAGCAGGCGGCGCCGGAAGTTCCCCAGACAGATCCTTCCACATGTGGTTCATTCTCTCAAAACTGAACGGAAACTTATG ggACTCTATGAAAAGGCTGTCAAACCCAAACAGGTTGTTCAAGACCCTGATCAAG AGAGCATCATGACAACTTTGTCGGCTGCAGCTCCAGTGATGGTGAAACAGGCCATCCAGGTGATAAAG TCCATCAACACTCTGCAGAAACAAGCTGAAGGCCTCTGTGAGGTTCTCAACATGAAGCCAAGTTCCGCCTCCCTGGAGGTCCACAAGGAAGTCTTTGGACACAACGGCCATGCAGACGCTCCACGGGCTGCTGTGGGCGCAGCTGCTAGGAACAGGCAGCCAATCAAGAGAGCTGTGGAGGACGCAGCAGCCACAGACTGTTACGTGCCTCTCGCCAAGAAACCAGAACATCCAGAACGTCCTGCACATGGAGGAGGCTCAGAGTGA
- the nsl1 gene encoding kinetochore-associated protein NSL1 homolog isoform X3 — MSAVEAENCPGDGTNNEHRVQLTSKKQVMEQMGGYKDLLRTALRGQADIPADTQRALLQELLANFEAAVQDNVLVNGLPWEEAPDAEDWGADLDSLLDDTIVETSRRRRKFPRQILPHVVHSLKTERKLMGLYEKAVKPKQVVQDPDQESIMTTLSAAAPVMVKQAIQVIKSINTLQKQAEGLCEVLNMKPSSASLEVHKEVFGHNGHADAPRAAVGAAARNRQPIKRAVEDAAATDCYVPLAKKPEHPERPAHGGGSE, encoded by the exons ATGTCCGCCGTGGAGGCTGAAAACTGTCCCGGAGATGGAACAAATAACGAACACAGAGTTCAGCTGACATCGAAGAAACAGGTGATGGAGCAGATGGGTGGATATAAGGACCTTCTGAGGACAGCTCTCCGGGGACAGGCGGACATTCCCGCGGACACACAGAGGGCTCTCCTGCAGGAGCTCCTGGCG AACTTTGAGGCTGCGGTTCAGGACAACGTGCTGGTGAACGGACTGCCGTGGGAGGAGGCGCCGGACGCCGAAG ACTGGGGAGCTGATCTGGACAGCCTCCTGGACGACACCATCGTTGAGACCAGCAGGCGGCGCCGGAAGTTCCCCAGACAGATCCTTCCACATGTGGTTCATTCTCTCAAAACTGAACGGAAACTTATG ggACTCTATGAAAAGGCTGTCAAACCCAAACAGGTTGTTCAAGACCCTGATCAAG AGAGCATCATGACAACTTTGTCGGCTGCAGCTCCAGTGATGGTGAAACAGGCCATCCAGGTGATAAAG TCCATCAACACTCTGCAGAAACAAGCTGAAGGCCTCTGTGAGGTTCTCAACATGAAGCCAAGTTCCGCCTCCCTGGAGGTCCACAAGGAAGTCTTTGGACACAACGGCCATGCAGACGCTCCACGGGCTGCTGTGGGCGCAGCTGCTAGGAACAGGCAGCCAATCAAGAGAGCTGTGGAGGACGCAGCAGCCACAGACTGTTACGTGCCTCTCGCCAAGAAACCAGAACATCCAGAACGTCCTGCACATGGAGGAGGCTCAGAGTGA
- the batf3 gene encoding basic leucine zipper transcriptional factor ATF-like 3 isoform X1, producing MMSDSRNQILEDACEGSDDKGRRMKRKEKNRVAAQKSRKRQTEKADLLHQVCVKACELLEQRNRKLRREVDFLFEEQRLLTEALRAHEPLCPIMHFLLTPPPSDLQMDIMAACSV from the exons ATGATGTCAGACAGCAGGAACCAGATCCTGGAGGACGCATGTGAG GGCTCAGATGATAAAGGTAGGcggatgaagaggaaggagaagaacagAGTTGCAGCTCAGAAGAGTCgcaagagacaaacagagaaagctGACCTGCTGCACCAGGTGTGTGTGAAG GCCTGTGAGCTGCTGGAGCAGAGGAacaggaagctgaggagagAG GTGGATTTCCTGTTCGAGGAGCAGCGCCTGCTGACCGAAGCCCTCAGAGCTCATGAGCCTCTCTGTCCCATCATGCACTTCCTACTGACCCCGCCCCCATCTGACCTGCAGATGGACATCATGGCAGCCTGCTCTGTGTGA
- the batf3 gene encoding basic leucine zipper transcriptional factor ATF-like 3 isoform X2 — MMSDSRNQILEDACEGSDDKGRRMKRKEKNRVAAQKSRKRQTEKADLLHQACELLEQRNRKLRREVDFLFEEQRLLTEALRAHEPLCPIMHFLLTPPPSDLQMDIMAACSV, encoded by the exons ATGATGTCAGACAGCAGGAACCAGATCCTGGAGGACGCATGTGAG GGCTCAGATGATAAAGGTAGGcggatgaagaggaaggagaagaacagAGTTGCAGCTCAGAAGAGTCgcaagagacaaacagagaaagctGACCTGCTGCACCAG GCCTGTGAGCTGCTGGAGCAGAGGAacaggaagctgaggagagAG GTGGATTTCCTGTTCGAGGAGCAGCGCCTGCTGACCGAAGCCCTCAGAGCTCATGAGCCTCTCTGTCCCATCATGCACTTCCTACTGACCCCGCCCCCATCTGACCTGCAGATGGACATCATGGCAGCCTGCTCTGTGTGA